Proteins from a genomic interval of Beijerinckia indica subsp. indica ATCC 9039:
- a CDS encoding exodeoxyribonuclease VII small subunit, which produces MPDTNEDIAALPFERAMAELEKIVDELEKGAVPLEESIRIYERGEALKKHCEALLKNAEQRIEKITFGADGRPSGTEPLDVE; this is translated from the coding sequence TTGCCCGACACCAATGAAGATATTGCCGCCCTGCCCTTCGAGCGCGCCATGGCGGAGCTCGAAAAGATTGTCGATGAACTGGAAAAGGGCGCCGTGCCGCTCGAGGAATCGATCCGCATCTATGAACGCGGTGAAGCCTTGAAGAAACATTGCGAGGCCTTGCTGAAAAACGCCGAGCAAAGGATCGAAAAGATCACCTTCGGCGCTGACGGACGCCCGAGCGGGACCGAGCCTCTCGACGTCGAAT